One Pelodiscus sinensis isolate JC-2024 chromosome 9, ASM4963464v1, whole genome shotgun sequence genomic window, CTATTCCACACCCCTACGGTGCATGCCACGTGTCCTGTAGCGACCGAGGCTCAGGGTTTACCTTCCAGGCTGCTCAGGATACTTCTGCTTTGTATAGGCTTCCAGCGTGGCATAGACCTTCTCTCGAAGAGACTCCACCTCGAAGGGACTGGACAAGCCCTTGGCATCTGGACCAGGGAGAAACCCAAAGCAAGAAGATCACTGTAGAATTGACGTTCCATACTGCGTGTGGTTTACAGGACGAAGGGTCACTGAAGAAGTGCTGGAGATAGCTCCAGGGTGCTAGGGCCTGTACATACACATAGCCAGGGACAGTCTGAGCGTGCAGTCTTTAATGATGGGATCTCACACTGTCTCATGCCACGCACAGGTGGAATGCCCCGTGGGACAGAGTCAAGGCTGTGTGTGGAAAACCGTCAATGTGACATTTACTGACTTTCAAGTGTTCCCACTTTGCACCCTAAATCCTGCTCTTTTGATGCAGTTTTTAGCAAgtgtgtgctctctctctctctctctcactttctctctctctctctcacacacacacacacacacacacacacacacacacacacacacacacacacacacacactcactcaagTCCCCCCAGCACTGAAATTACcaaaagcctttgacagggtccctcaccaaaggctcctaagcaaagttaggagaagagggaaggtcccgTCCTAGATCAATGACTCACATTTGTCGAGTCCTCTCAGGGCATAGGTCTTCCCTAGATTGCAGCCGCCACACGGGCAACCTGATCACAGCACACTCGGAAGAAATCAGAGTAGTAGCGTACGGACCATGTGTAGCCACGAGAGGGCAACACCCTCCTACACCCTTGTGAAATCTGGCTGTCCCAGCGGAGGGCAATGGTGAAAACACATTGTGTGGTgggacagactcacagacacggCACAGGACAGATGGCCATAACAGTAAGAGGAGGCGTCTCCCCTGCATGTTGCTGAACCCCAATAAGAACAATTAGAGAGAGCCTCTGAGGGTGCCAAGACCCTGGCTGTACCCATGGGCGTATCCATGGCTGTACCCATGGCTGTACCCATGGGCGTATCCATGGCCACCAGGACGTACCTGGGTTGAACAGGACAATGGCTCGCAGGCATCCCAGCTCAGACTTGTCCATCTGCATGTCTTTCATTTTAGACACCAGTTCTGTCAGAACCCTGTGCACGGGAGACACAAGCGGACAGAGCACGTGTGAACGGCGGGAAACGCCGCGCCGTGGCCACCGGGGGTGTCTCCGTCGCTCAGGGCTGGCAAAACCCTTGGATGGCTCTTGGGAGAGGACAGGTCCTTAGGCTGGTGCCTTCACACAGGGCCCAGCTCCGGGGCCTGCAGCCTGAGGGACGCTAGCCTGGAACGGAAGCTGCTGCTAGTACTGGCCCTCCAGCCTCGCTGGTCCCCccgctggctgctggccagcccctcccgcagGACCCCGGGTGCCCCCCATGTTCCCTCTCGACTGCAACAGCCACACACggaggggctggcctgggctcAGGCCAGTGGGGCGCCAGACGGGGAGCCCCCCCACGAGCCCCACCGAGCTGGTCAAAGGGGACCTCGCTTCTGCCTTTTTACACCGCTGCTTTCTTTCCACCGTGACATTAACTGACAGGCGCTGTGAGGGAAACAACCCGCCACGGGATTTACCTCAGGGCGACGTGGAAAATCCCGGATTTTAAATCCAGTGAACGCAGAGTTCGGGGGCCAACGGTTTCCCAGTCGGGGGCCTCCGGTTAGGCCCCTGAGTCGCCAGGAGGGCATTTAAAAAGGGGCCTGGTTTCCCAAAGCGCTAACCATCTGCCCGTCCCCCTGACAGGCCTGGCCTTCCATTTGTAGTCAGCCCCTCTGGAAATCCAAGCAGGTCCTTAGGTGCCTTCCTTTagacctggggtggggaacctcggGCCCGGCGTGCCTGAATCCGGCTCCCAAGACTCAGGGcttccccctcagcattggggagcctgtgctgagttctagccccacctccccccccccgctgccccaccaTGGGCCTGGAGGatgcaaaatctactagcctgggccccccttaaGGTTTGGTGCATGacaggaatgtggggagggtctttctccctCTCAATCGGAGGCCACCTGAGTGACGGTTGGTGACTTTTtcggtttgttttttttttttgcttcccacttgtgtgcggcccccggctgatttttctgtgggtcagcggcccccgacccaaaaaaggtccccccctTGCTTTAGACCCCATCTTGAAGCCCCCGACTTTGAAAACGTTAGCTCCTGTTTCCACGTCTGCAGGGCCAGCACCATCCCCGGGGCCCTTCGCAGCGGGGTTGCTAAGGGTGGCTCCTCAGAAGGATATTTAAGGCCCGTTTCAGCAGGACGCTCTTCCGTGAGGGACCTGCTCTTGGCGACAACTCAGAGCAGCGGTTCAAATCTCTTGGTTTCTCCGGCTGGCTTGTGGCCAGGGCGTCCGATCTACAAAATCATGCTAAGGGAGGTCAGCGTATCGTCGTTCGAACGACGACCTGACAAGCCTGGGAATAAAATACCTCACACTTCTGGTGGAAGAGAGGTTTATCCCTGTGTCTCGGTGAGATTTTTCCTCCCGTCACTTTGGCGGCGAGGTGTAGGAGACTGAGCCTTTAAGAGCGGAGCGTCCCAGCCAGAGAGACGGAGTTAAGGGCGCAGCCCTCAATACCAGAggccgggaggtgggggcagggctgcacggGTGGCTCGTGAAACACCTGGGGCCAAGACCCGGTGGCACGGGGAGATGTGAGCAGGAAAACGCGGCAGGTTCCTGAGGCGCGGCCCGGCGGGCAGGGGAACGGAGGGCGGAGAAATGGAGGCAGCACCTGTCGAAAATGGAGCCCACCCCGGCGCTGTGGGCGCTGCTGCGGTGCACGTGTAAGCCCGTGGCCAGCAGGATGCCGTCTTGCACGGACACCGAGCGGTGGGAGAACGAGGCGATGAGCAGCTCATTCCAACCTGCAGGAGCAAGAGACGGGTGCATAGGCCGTGCCAGCGACGGCCCATTGAAACGCCGGGCACCGGCCCTTAACAaagggaggcggggggcaggcagaggggagcgggacaccggagcgcccccttctggctggtgttgTGCCCACTGTTCCCTAGCTCCTGTTAGTGGCGCTGCCGCCGCCTTGCGTTAGAACCCGTGTCCCTCCCCGACCACGGCGCCGCCTCCTCGGTACCGCCCTGCCGCAGGGACCCCTCACTTTGGGGTCCTCCCTCTCAGGGAACCCCCAACCCCCTCAGTTACCCTACTGCCAGTCGTCGTCTCACCCCTTACTTCGGGGCACACTGCAGTGagacatggccactcatcatggGCAAGGGGGTGCGGACCTGCCGCCTTCTTCTGCAGCTCTAGTGCCCCTCAGGCCTCTGTTGGGGGACCTCCGCCTGGGACTACTCAGGCCACAGCTCCCGAActcaccctgcctttccccagcaccgcTCTGTCCATGGTACTCTGGCTAGCAGGCAGCTAggtccttctccctccaggcctggagTGAGTGTGAGCTCAGTCTGGCCAGCCGTCTCTTTTATACCACCctcctgggctctgattggctgctgcaaGGCCTCTCCTGATTGGCCCCTAgctacagccctctcccagggctgttttaaCCCCTTTTTATGCCTGGAGGGGGGTAACTGCCCCACTACACACACTTAAAGGCCACCAACACCATAAGGTACCGTCACTATGTACAACGCCTGACCACAACGATTTGGGACAAAGACGTTAAGTGGCAGCACTAGGAGAACATTGTGACGTATGGGCAGACACGTCTCCGTAGGCAGAAAACAAGGACTAATGCAGAGAAACAAGAGACCGGGGCGATGCCGGGAGCCAAGAATTTTACCTGCTCGCAGAAGAATCACTTGATCTTCCAGCATGAGGTCTGAGAAGTGGGGGATGCGCTTGGCCCATTCCACTAAGGTGAAAAGCTGTTTGTCTGCGGCGTGGCATATATTGGTGACAGGGTCATTAGTCTGAGGAAGCAAGAGAGCGAGAGAATACACCACTGCGGACTTCAGCTCTGTAAAAATCCATGACAACAGGCGTCTTCCCCAcggcccacgaacgctcatgataccagctacatgatTGGTTAGTCTCGACAGCGCTATTACAGACTACAACGAGTCCCCTTCTGAAACTTTGGTCAGGTTAATGTTACTCGAAATCAGCACGGATGCAATCCAGTCTTTTGCCAGCCACATTTCAAATTGTGCATTTAACATTCTGGCTTATTACTAGATGTGGCAACATTCAATCTTTAGTTTTTATCAATCAGACACATCTTCTCAAGGTTTATTTCTAAgcctattttattatttttatggcTTTTCATTTTCACAGGGGCGCTAATGTGTGGGTTTATAAGCATTTATTCGATTTTTAACTGTTTACATTTTCATGTGTGCAGGTCATAATGAGGCATCAGACAATGCGGGAGGGttagacaataattatttaatgacagtggaCACGGACataaaaagttaaagctttgaATGGtttaaacacaaattgtcaacatcacatgtcaaaatatccCTAGTAAATATCCCTAAATTAGACTCTGAAGTTTTCAAGGAGCTTTCTCTTTGCTTTGACAATCTGAAATTTCAATCTTCATTCATGGAAATGTTTTTCTGTCTGTTTACGGTGAAACTGACATTTATCGACATAGATAAAAATCGAATCCTTCTACACCACTTTATTGTATGTGCTTGTAGGATGCCAGCTCAAATCCAGACAGGGTTGTTTGTTCACTGTCCTTTGTGATAAGACATTGAATCTCAGTCTAGTTCCTACCGTGTAAcaatatctctggagatatttaagagcaggttggatagacacctatcagggacgatctagatggtacggggtcctgccatgagggcaggggacttgactcggTGACCTCTGGagtccccttccagttctagtgtgctaggatTCTATGTCACGTCATACCAGCATTGGTGGCCCTGGCCAGTAGCTGAACAAACTCAACGGTCCTGTTCTAGTCTTAAAAATGAGGCAATAAAATCAGAGACCTTCATCCAAATTCCTCCTGCCACAAACACAAATGCCCATTTAAACGGAATGACTGCGCTCagaccagcagggggcaccagCGCACAACAGCCGTCAAAGTTGGCGTTAGTCATTATTAAAGGCCCAGTTGACCTcaaaaaatgggggggaggggggcgggggaattCACCTATGTGCTTTGCAACTTTCTTTCCATGTGATATTTTTACATCGCTGGTTGGCACATGGATTGATCAATCTGTAACAACTTccttggaaaatttcagccagtttttttaaaatcaaaatgcaaATTTTGAATGAAAACTTCGATCGAGAATCTAATGTTTTGGCCAGCCCTACTACGAGTCTGTCGGCCACTGCAGCTCACCAGCAGCCATTGGAAAGTGACTCTCAGTCCTCTGCTGACAATCCCAGAATTTGTTAGGGATCACGTGGCTTCCGTCTGGAACTGCCACAGACTAGACGCCCGTGTCCCTCCCAGGTGTGGCGCCTTACTGGAAATGCAGCCCCATCAATTGGTTATCAGCTGTCACTTCTAACGACAGGCCAGAGTGCTGCCATCTCAGACTGCAGGTGACTTCACTGCAAGGGACCCGCCGACACAGGCCTAGCGGAAGCAGCCGCTTACCGAATTCTCAGTGCTCACGTCGCTGTAGGATTCCGTCTTTGGCTCAACCGCCAGTTCGGCTTCTAAAATCCTCTCCACGGGCATATCCTCGTTGCTGCTGCACGTGGACTCGGCTTCATTCTCACTGCGCTCTCGGCTCCTCTGTCTCTCCTCTTGCACG contains:
- the RXRG gene encoding retinoic acid receptor RXR-gamma isoform X5, which codes for MNTLGSPALGSPYRVIASSIGPHSVSLASAPSMNFVAHTSPQLNIMNAVSSSEDIKPLPGLPGIGNMNYASTSPGSLAKHICAICGDRSSGKHYGVYSCEGCKGFFKRTIRKDLVYTCRDNKDCLIDKRQRNRCQYCRYQKCLAMGMKREAVQEERQRSRERSENEAESTCSSNEDMPVERILEAELAVEPKTESYSDVSTENSTNDPVTNICHAADKQLFTLVEWAKRIPHFSDLMLEDQVILLRAGWNELLIASFSHRSVSVQDGILLATGLHVHRSSAHSAGVGSIFDRVLTELVSKMKDMQMDKSELGCLRAIVLFNPDAKGLSSPFEVESLREKVYATLEAYTKQKYPEQPGRFAKLLLRLPALRSIGLKCLEHLFFFKLIGDTPIDTFLMEMLETPLQIT